The Kribbella amoyensis genomic sequence CCCGCAAGCTGATCGGCCAGGCGCAGGGGATCCTGATGGAGCGGTTCGACCTGACCGCCGAGCAGGCGTTCGCGGTGCTGCGCCGGTACTCGCAGGACAACAACGTCAAGCTGCGCGACGTCGCGGCGCGGTTGATCGCCACCCGGAAGCTGTCCTGAGCCCGGCGGAAAACTTCCTGATCCGTGTAACACCGGCCGTGTCCCGGCCGATACAGAGGGTGTAACGCTGGGTCCCGCTCCAGGTCAACCGCCCGAAGGGCCTGGGGCGGGATCTCGTTACTTGTCGAGGCGCCCGCACCGACAGCAAAGGGCCCCCGGGGAGTGATCTCCCCGGGGGCCCTGCCGCGTCGTTTCCTCTTACGACACCTGCTCCGTCGGTCGGCCCGACTCCGGCAGAGCGATCCGGGCGGCAGGCAGCCGCTCGGTCCGTTCGACACCGTCGTCGCCCTCGTACTGCACCAAGCCGGTCCAGCCTGCCTCCTCGTGCTCGCGGCCGATCAGCCAGCCGCGGCGCCACGTGCCGTCGACCTCGACGACGACATGGCTGGGGAGAGGGAGGCGGGACACCAACTCGGTGTCGGGCTCGAACTCAGTCATGGCCGAAGGTTAGGCGACAAAGCTGAACCTCGCCTGTCCACCGGGCGTTTCCCGGTCGCCAATCTCACACCGTGGAACTCAGGCTCGCGCCCGCAGCTCCCGGACGACGCCGTCGGCGAGGCCGAGTTCGGCGACGGATCCGTACACCTTGACCGCGCGGCCGCCGGGGATGCGGCGTACCCAGCCCCGCGCCAACGCGTGCCGGCACACCGCGGCCCCGACCGCGCCGGCGACGTGCGGCCGTCGTTCGGTGACGTCGAGGCAGGCGCGGACCGCGGGCCGGCCGTGCCGTGTCTCCACCTCGATGCCGAGATCTTCCAACCAGAGCAGGCCTTTCGGCGTGATCGCGAGGCCGCTGGACCAGTCCAGCAGACCGCGGTTCGTCATCGCGTCGGTGAGCGCGACGCCGAGCTTGCCGGCCAGGTGGTCGTAGCAGGTCCGGGCCCGGGCGAACGCGTCCCGCCGGCTCGCGGTCGCCAGGCTGTTCGCCGTCGCGGTCCGCCGGGGTGCCAGCGCGGCCAGGCCTTCGAGGAGCTCCGCGGTGTCCGGTCCGGCCAGTTCGACGTACCGGTGGCGGCCTTGCCGTACCTCGGTCAGCAGGCCGCCGGCGACGAGGACGTTGAGGTGCTCGCTGATCGTCGGCCGGGAGACCCCGGCCAGGCGTGCGAGCTCGGTTGCGGTCCAGGCCCGGCCGTCGAGCAACGCCAGGCACACAGTCGCCCGCGTACTGTCGGCCAGCATCCGCGCCCAGCCGGCCAGCTCCTCGCCCTCTCGTGTCCCGGTCACGGTCCCATCCTGCCTCGTCGTCGCTTCGGGGCCGGCCGAAGTGTCCCGCTTCTAGCGTCGTCGGCATGACCCACCTGACGATCACCCCGTCCATCCTGTACGTCGGGACGCCGGTCGCGCTGTTGACGACGGACAACGGCGACGGCACCTACAACCTGGCTCCCATGTCGTCCGCATGGGCGCTCGGTGACACGGTCGTGCTGGGGCTCGGCGTGGAAGGGCAGACGGGGAACAACCTGCGTGAGCGGCCCGAACTCGTGATCAACTACCCGTCGCCCGAGTCGTGGAAGGCGGTTGAGGCACTCGCGAGTCTGACTGGACGTGAACCGGTTCCGGCCGAGAAGCGGGAGCGGTTCCGGTTCGAGCGGGACAAGTTCGGGGCGGCGGGGTTGACGCCGGTACCGGCTGAGTTGGTGGCGCCGCCGCGGGTTGCGGAGTGCCCGTTGCAGTTCGAGGCGCGGGTGGTCAAGGTTGATGCTGAGGGCAACTTTTTGACGGTGCACGCGCGGGTGCTTCGGGTGCATGCGGACGAGCGGATCGTCGTGCCGGGGACGTCGTACGTCGATCCGGACGCGTGGTCGCCGTTGGTCTACAACTTCCGGCACTACTTCGGACTGGGCGAGCAACTCGGCGAGAGCTTCCGGACCGAGACGCCTACCGCTGGTTCCCCAGTTGTGCGAGTTCCTCGTCGGTGAGGATCACGTCGAGGTCGGCGAGGACCGTACCGAGTTCATTGCGGCTGACCTGGCGACTCTCGGTTCTCCCGTCGGCGTACTCGGTGGTGAGCTCGTCGCCGACCAGCCGGCGGCTCACCCCGTCGGACAGGCGCATCACGACCAGTTTGGTGGAGAACGGCGAATGCGGATGCGTCGCGACGTAGTGATGCGCGACCTCGTAGTCGATCAGCCGCTGCGGCTCGGCGGACGACGCGTGCAGCGGTACCCAGCCGTCGGCGGTCCGCTTCGACAGGGTCCACAGCTCGCCGTCAGACGTCAACTGGTGCTCCCAGCCGGCCTGGTCGACGACGACGCCGTCCTTCAGCGGCATCGGGTACAGCACCCCCGCGCCGAACCCGACGTCCGCCTGGAACTCCTGCCCGTCCACGCGAACGAGCAACACCATGTGAGTCCGCGGCCCCGACCGATGCGGCTGCACCCGGGCCATCCGGCGTTCCACCTCGAACCCGAGTCGCTCCAGCGCCGCCGCGAACAACAGCGCGTGCTCGTAGCAGTACCCACCCCGCTGCCGCCCGACCAGCTTCGCCTGAATCGCGTCGAGCCCGACCCCTGGATGGGTTCCGAGGATCACGTCGGCGTTCTCGAACGGGATCGCGCGGACGTGGGCGGCGTGCAGGCTGCGCAGGTTCTCGGCGGACGGCCCGACCCGCGGATGCGCGATCCGGCGCAGGTACGCGTCGAGGTCGAGAAGCTCGGTGGACCACTCGGTCGAAGTCATGCGAGCCATTCGAACAGCTCGAGCTCACTTGAAGTCAAACCGTCCTCGGCAGGCGTGCCGCGGCTGCCCAGGGGTGCTGCCGGCCGGGAGGGTCCGTCGCCGGGTCCGGGACGGTCGGCTGGGGTCGTCGGGTTCGAAACGGCTGGCCGGATCGGCGCGGTCCGGGGGAGGATGGCAGCCGAGCGCGGTCGCCCCGTCGAGCTCGAGTGCTCGCCGATGATCGTCGGAGCCGGAAGGCCCCGACGGAGATCCCAGGAGGTTCGCCTTGTCCGCTCTGTCCCGGCCCCAGCCCGACGGTGTTGCTCCTGGCAACGGGTACAGCCAGGTCGTCACCGGTACCGGCCGCTGGGTCGCGATCTCCGGCCAGGTCGCCCTGGACGCGGACGGCGAGCTGGTCGGTATCGGCGATCCGCTGGCGCAGGCGCGGCAGGTGTTCGACAACCTCGACCGCTGCTTGGCCGCGGCCGGAGCGACCTTCGCCGACGTGGTGAAGCTGAACTTCTTCGTCACCGACGTAGGCATCCTTCCCGCGGTCCGCACGGCTCGCGACGAGCACGTGGACACAGCCAACCCGCCCGCGAGCACAGCGGTCCAGGTAGTCGCCCTTTTCAAACCCGAGCTGGTCCCGGAAGTCGAGGCCTACGCCGTGGTGAACGACTAGCCCTGACGGACAGCAAGACCCGGAGGCGTCCTGTCCGCGCCGTCGCCAGGTCGTTCAGCGCAGGGTGTCGACGGCGAGGCGGGCGGCCGTTCCGATGGCCTGGTCGACGCGCGGGAGCTTGCGGTCGCCTCGGGCGGCCCTCGTGAAGACGGCGACCGCGTACGCCGAGCCGTCGGGCAGTTCGACCACGCCCACCTCGTGCCGCAAGGCCGCGAACGTCCCCGTCTTGCCGAACACCCTCACCGCATCGTGCGGGAACCCGGACCCGAGCCGCTGCGCAAACACCTGCAACCCCAACGCCCGCCGCACGAACGCGGTTTGCTCGGCGGAGAGCACCTCGCCCGACCAGATCAACCCGAGCAACCTCGTCATGTCCCGCGCCGTCGTAGCGGACGCGTTCGCCGCCTCGTAGATGCCGGCCGGGTCCGTCATGTCGTTGTCCGCGAGTACGGCGAAAGCGGTGTCGGGGTCGTCGGTCCGAGTCCGATCCAGCAGGTCGCGGAGATTCCCAGCGGTACCGCGGCGGATGCGCGTCCCCGTAAGACCATGCCGGCTGAGGAAGTCGGCCAGCCGGTCCAGCCCGACCACGTCGAGCAGCGCGTCGGCTGCCGCGTTGTCGGACACGGTCATCATCGACAGCGCCAGATCCCGCCGGGACATGCTCACCGGATCAAGCAGGACCGACAGCCCCGTCGGACCAGCCGTTCGATCGCTCGGCTCCAGCGTCACCTGTTCCCGTGGATCCAGCGCCCCGCGGTCGACCAGTTCGCAGAACGCCACCAGCAGCGGCAGCTTGTAGACGGATGCCATCGGCACCAAAGCGTCGGCGTCCACAGCGACCTCGCCCTCGGATCCGCCGAGCCGGATCGCGTGCAGCCAACCACGGGTACCGGCGTCCTCGAACAGCGCCCGCAGACGCGACGGCGTACTCACGATGCCGCCCGCGCGTCGGCTGATGCCGCCAGCGCGTTGGTGAGTTGGGGCAGGGCGGCGGCCAGGTGGAGCGCCGGGTTCTGGGACCAGATCAGCCGGAGCCGGACCGGCAACGGGTCGCCGATCAGCGGGTGCCGCGTCACGCCGGGCGCCTGCAGGGTGGGGTCCGGCGTGATCACGATCGCCTGGCCGGCCGCGGTCATCGCGAGGGCGGCGCGGTCGTCGGTCACCACCACGGTCCCGCCGGTCGGGCGATGCAGGGCGAGCGTGTCGAGGAAGAGGTCGCGGGCCGCGGGTGCCTCGGGGCGGGGGCGGACGGCGACCGGGAGCGCGCCGACCTTGTGCAGCGGCAGTGGTTCGCCGTCGGTCGGGTGGAGGCCGGCCGGGGTGAGTGCCCAGGTCGGCAGCAGCGTGACCGGTCCGGCGTCGACGCCTTCGAGGACCGACGGATGCAGCACCACCGCGAACGCCAACCGCCCGGCCGCGACCTGCGGCAGTAGCGCGCTGGTCGGCGCGGAGACGACCGTGACCCGGCTCCCCTTCACCGCCTCGCCGCACGCTGCTGCGACCGCCGCGCCGACCGCCGCCGGTACTTCGGGGGTGAGGCCGAGGCGGAGTTCTGGTCCACCCGGATCGTGCGCCGAGACCGCGTGGTGGAACTCGTCGATCGACGTCAGCGCGCGCCGGGCGTACGGCAGCAGCGCGGTACCGGCCGGGGTGAGCTCGACCCCGCCGGATCCCCGGTCGAACAGCTTCGCGCCGACCAGCGATTCGAGTCGGCGCAGGCCCTGCGACAGCGGCGGCTGGGTGATGCCGACGACCCGGGCTGCGTCGCCGAAGTGCTGCTCGTCGGCCAGTGCGACAAAGATCTGCAGCAGCCGCTCAGTCAGCATGAAGCCGCTGACCTGCGCCGATACGAACTGCGGATCGCTGCATATGTCAGAGCATATTCGACATCGCCGAAGCTTCCGGGCTTGACTCCACCCCGAACCAGCGACTCGGGAGAAGGAGACGGCATGACGGTGACGCGCAGGGGAGTACTCAGGGGAACCGCGGCAGCAGCGGTCGGTGCGGCAGGTGCCGTCGGCATCCGGAGCGCCGCCGACGCGGCCACCCAGCGCGGTACCGAGGGGAGTGCTGTGCAGCGCGAGCCGGTCGAATTCACCTGGTGGGGTAACCACGCCTGGCAGATCCGCTCGGGCGGGGTGACCGTGCTGACCGATCCGTGGCTGACCCGCTTCAAGACGGGAACGTACTCGCCCGAAGGCGCCGACGACACCACCAGGATCGTCAGCAAGCCGGCGATCATCGACAAGTACGTGACCACCGCGGACGCGATTCTCGTCCACCACGGGCACTACGACCATCTCCCCGACGTGCCGTACATCGCGCGCCGGACCAAGGCGACCGTGCTCGGCAACGAGACCCACCTCAACCTGCTGCGGGCCCTGCGTGCGCCGGAGGACCAGCTCAGCCAGGTGGTCGGCGGGGAGTACCTGCCGTTCACGGGGTTCACGGTCGAGGTGTTCCGGTCGCTGCACTCGTGCGGGGGCGCGCGGCACCAGTTCGCGTACCCGGGGACGCGGCCGGGCGCGGTCCCGCCGAAGCCGCGGACGATCGCGGACCTGGTCGAGGGCGGCACGCTCGCGTACGTCATCACCATCGGCGGGCTGCGCATCCTCAGCCTCAGCACGGCCGGCTTCGACCCGATCTCGCTGAAGGACCTCGAGGTCGACGTCGTCCTGGCCGCGCCCGGTGGTGAGCCCGGCGTCACCGATCGCCTGCTCGCCACCCTCAAGCCGGTCCGGACGGTCGTCGCGACCCACTGGGACGACTTCGACCAGCCGCTGGACGAGCCCGCTGTCGACTGGGGCGGCCTGGCCAAGCTCCGCGCCTCAGCGCTCGCGGCCGGCGCCGACTTCAAGACCGTCGATCACCTGCAAACGCTGACTCTCTGACCCCAGGTCGGCCGGCCGAGGGCTTCAAGCCGGCCGACCCGAAAGCTTCACGCCGGGCGCGTCTTCAGCGGCCAACGCGCCCGGCGTGAACCCTGCTGCTCAGCCCTTCGGGGAAGACCGGTACGGCGGTGGGCTGGGTTCTAGTCCTGGAACGAGGCGGTGGGCGTGGCTGGGGTGAGCCGGTAGCCCTGGTGAGCGGAGAACTCGGCCGCCAGCGCGAAGCGGTCGCCTCGCACGATCGTGTGCCGCCACTCCACCTTGCGCCCTTGTGCGTGCCCCAGCCGGTTGATCGAGAACGCAGCCGCCTCCGCCGGACAACGCAGCAGGGCCCGCTCAGCCGCGGTCGGGTTGACCGCGCGGATGTCCTCGCGGCCGTGGTCCAGCCGGAGGCCGGTGCGCTCGGCCAGTTCGTTGTAGAGGCTGGTGTGGCTGAAGTCGGATTCCAGCAGCCCTTCGGCGTCCGCGGCCGGCAGCCAGACCCGGTCCAGCGCGAGCGGTTCCTCGCCGGCGAACCGCAGCCGCTCCAGGTAGACCAGCGGGCTCGACGCCTCCAGGTCGAGCCGGCTCGCGATCACCCCGTCGGCCCGGACATCGAGGGCCCGGACGACGCTGTGCTGGGCCAGCCCGGCCGCCTCGACCGACGAGAACAGGCTGTACAGCGCGCCCATCGGCTGGCGGATCTCCGGCGTCGTCGCGACCCGGGGCTGCCGGCCGCGCTCGGCCACGATCAGCCCGTCCGCGCGGAGTTGCCCGAGCGCCTGCCGGACGGTGTGCCGGCTGACCCGGTACTCCTCGACCAGCACCAGCTCGCCCGGGAACGTGTCGGCGAACTCCCCGGCCCGGAGTCGGCGGACCAGGTCCTGCTGCAGCTGCTTCCACAGCGGCCGGTCGCTGCCGCGATCCAGCTGACGCTCGCTCATCCGATCCTTCCGAGGTTGCCAAATGTCCGGTCATCTCCTAGCTTGAATGTGCGTACATTTAGCGAGGAGGGGGATCTGGGTCCATGGTGCAGGTCGAGACTAGGCCACCGCGGCAGACCTCGGCGCCCGCTTCGCACTTCATCCACACCGTCCCCGGACTGCTCGTCGTGCTCGCGCTCGCGGGGGCCGCGGTACCGCTCGGCCGGCTGATCCCGGTGGTGGGCGGACCGGTGTTCGGGATCCTGCTCGGCGTGGCCACCGGTGCGCTGGCTCCCGCCCTGCGCGGCGAGTGGAGCCGGCCCGGGTACGACTTCGCCTCCAAGTACCTCCTGCAGGCGTCGATCGTGGTGCTCGGGACCGGGTTGTCGTTGCGCCAGGTGGTCGAGGTCGGCGGTGGATCGCTGCCGGTGATGCTCGGCACGCTCGCGGTCGCGCTCGGCGGCGCCTGGTTGTTCGGCCGCTGGCTCGGGGTGCGCGGTGACACGCAGATCCTGATCGGGGTCGGGACCGGGATCTGCGGCGGTTCGGCGATCGCCGCCGCGACTGCCGCGATCGGGGCCAAGCGGACCTCGGTGGCGTACGCGCTCGCCACCATCTTCACGTTCAACGTGGTCGCGGTGCTGACCTTCCCGACGCTCGGTCATCTGCTCGGGATGAGCCCGGAGGCGTTCGGGTTGTGGGCCGGGACCGCGATCAACGACACGTCGTCGGTGGTCGCCGCCGGGTACGCGTACAGCCAGCAGGCCGGCGATCACGCGCTCGTGGTCAAGCTGACCCGCTCGCTGATGCTGGTACCGATCGTGCTCGGCCTGGTCATCCTCAAGTCCCGCCGCGAAGCCAAAGCCTCTGTGCAGACCGGATCGCCGCAGCAGCAGGGCACCTCGGCGGAGTTGGCCGGTCGCAAGTTGCCGTGGCGGAAGATGGTGCCGTTGTTCCTGGTCGGGTTCCTCGCCGCGGCCGGACTGCGCAGCGCCGGCCTGGTCCCGGAGGCCTGGCAGCCGAACCTGTCGCTGCTCGGCACGTTCCTGATCACCAGTGCGCTCGTCGGCATCGGCCTGTCGCTGCGGCTCTCCGAGCTCCGCAAGGCCGGGCTGCGGCCGTTGCTGCTCGGCGCCGTGCTCTGGATCTGCGTCGCCGCGAGCAGCCTGGGCCTGCAACAACTCACCGGCGCACTCTGAGCGAGCACGCCGGTGAGGTTGCTACTGGCAACTACTAGCTGATCAGTCCTTCTCGTACGCCGCGGCGCGGGTCTGGACCGCCTTGATCCGCGGGACGTCGAGCTTGTTCGACCGGTCGAACCGGTAGATCCCGTTCTCCTCCTGGAAGACGTCGGTCAGCTGCGTGTAGCAGTAACCGAACATCAGCGGGTTGTCGAGCAGCGCGTCGACCAGACCGGTGAAGCGGTCGTAGAACTCCGCCTCGTCCTGGACCCGCTGGCCGTAGCCCCACGACTCCTTCCGGTCGTCGCCGGCGGCGTTCGCGGCCTCCGGGTTCCACCAGATCCCGCCGAACTCGCTGCAGAAGTACGGCTGCCCGTTGTACGGCTGGGAGATCGGCCGCGACTCGTGGCCGCCGGTGTTCCCGTACGGCTGGTCGTCCACCAGGCCGGCCATCTGCTTCGCGAACTCGGCCGGGTTCTGCTCGTAGTTGTGCGAGTCCCACACGTCCGTCTCCGGGACCCGGTGCGAGTACCCCGAGGCGTCCAGGACCGGCCGGGTGGTGTCCGCCGCCTTGGTGGCCAGGAACATCGCCCGGGTGACGTCGTCCAGCTGGGTGATCCGGTCGTGCAGCAGCTGGTGGGTCTCGTTCAGCGGGCACCAGCCGATGATCGACGGGTGGCTGTAGTCGCGCTCGACGGCCTCCAGCCACTGCGTCACGAACGTCGCGGTCGGCTGCTGGTTGTCGCCGCCGGTGTTACCGACGCCCGCACCCCAGTCGCCGAACTCGCCCCAGACCAGGTACCCGAGCCGGTCCGCGTGGTACAGGAACCGCTCCTCGAACACCTTCTGGTGCAACCGGGCGCCGTTGAAGCCGGCCGCCAGGCTGAGCTCGATGTCCGCGACCAGCGCCTCCTCGGACGGCGCCGTCATCAGGCTCTCCGGCCAGTAGCCCTGGTCCAGCACGAGCCGCTGGAACACGTGCTTGCCGTTGATCAGGATCGCCTTGCCGTTGATCGAGACCGACCGCAGGCCGGCGTAGCTGTCCGCGGTGTCCACCACGGCGCCGTCGGCGTCGACCAGCTCGAACTTGACGTCGTACAGGTGTGGGTCGGTCGTGTCCCAGAGCCGGACCCGGTCGGCCGGGACGGCGAGCACCAGCCGGGGCGCGAGGTCGAGGTCGGCGCGCACCTCGGCGGCGACCACCTCGCCGTCGGCGTCGGACAGCACCGCGCGGACCTTCCAGCCCGGCTTGTTCGCCGAGACCGGGACCTCGACGTGGAAGACCGAGCCGGCCACGTCCGGCGTGATCCGCGGCCGGCCGAGGTGGATCGAGGGGACGGCCTCGAGCCAGACGGTCTGCCAGATCCCGGTGGTCCGGGTGTAGTGGCAGTCGGCGTTGAAGTAGTTGAGGCTCTGCTTGCCGCGGGCCTGGCTGCCGGACCGCGGGTCGCGGGCGCGGACCACGATCAGCGCCTCCTCGCCCGGACCGGCGACACCGGCCAGGTTCGCGCTGAACGGGGTGAAGCCGCCGCGGTGCCGGACGACCTCGGTGCCGTTCACCCAGACGGTCGCGTCGTGGTCGACGGCCTGGAAGTGCAGGACGGCGTCCTTGCCGGTCCAGTCGGCGGGGACGGTGACGGTGGTGCGGTACCAGACGGCTTCGAGGTAGTCGACGTCCTCGATCCCGGACAGCTCTGTCTCGGGGGCGAACGGGACGACGATGCGCTGCTGCAGCTCACGATCGCGCAGGCCGCGCTCCAGGCCGGAGTCGGACCGGTCGGTCTCGAACTGCCACTCACCGTTGAGGTTCAGCCAGTCCGGACGGGTGAACTGCGGTCTGGGGTGCTCGGGGCGGGGCTGGGTGCTGGGCATCGAGGGGCTCCCGAAGGGGTGGAGAAAGCAGGTCGGAACGACAGTACAACGTTGGAATGGGCCCGGCAACGGGGAGACGACAGCGTTGTCACGGGATCTGTCCGGTCAGCGTGTCAGGATCCTGCCAACCGGTCCGTGCAACCGTTCGGCCGCTCAGTCGTTCTTTTCAGAAGAGACATGATCCCGCCGCGGTTCTGGTGGGACGCAGCATGCTGGAAGTCCACAGGTGGCGAGGCGGGGAGAGGCGGAGGTCGACGGGTGGGAACTGAGCGCACAGCGGAAGTCCGTGAGTTGCGGTTGCGGGTGCCGCGGACCGAGCTCGCGGCGCTGTACGAGCGGTTGCGCGCGTTCCGGGACGGCGGCGGTTACATCGCCGCGGGGCTGGACCGGATCGTGCCGGCCGCCTACGCCGACGAGCTGATCGACTACTGGGTCGACGGCTACGACTGGCGCGTCCACGAGGCCCGGCTGGCGGCGTACCACCACTACGCGACCGAGATCGCCGGCCAGTTCGTGCACTTCCTGCATCTGCGCTCGGCGAGTCCGTCGGCCCGGCCGGCGCTGCTCACCCACGCCTGGCCGAGCGGGGTGATGGACGTACTGGATGCCGCCGGACCGCTCGAGGCCGCCGGTGGGAACCACCTGGTGATCCCGTCGATCGCGTGGACCGCACTGACCGGGCCGGGCGACGGTTCGCCGAGTCAGCGGGCCGCGGCAGGCTGGGACGAGCTGATGCGCCGGCTCGGGTACGACGACTATCAGGTCGGCGACGACCGGGACGGGCTGACTGCGACCCCGGCGTACACCGCGGTGACCGAGGCCGGTGCGCAGCAGCGCGGGCTGGACGCCGCCGAGCTGGCCGAGGTGCGCTGGTTCAACGAGAACCTCACGGCGTTCAACGAGGGGCGGCAGATCTCCGCGTTGGTGCTGAGCACGGCGCTGCTTGCGTGGAATGCCCAGCTGGTCAGCCTGGAGATCGACCGGGACGCGCTGCTCACCGGGCTCACGCTGGCCTGGTTCGTGTCGCAGCTGCCGGTCGAGTAGCTGCCCGGACGACTAGCTGGCCGGTCGAATGGCTGCCCGTCGAGTGGGTGCTCGGTCGAGCAGCTGGCGGTCGAATGGCTGCTCGGTCGAATGGCTGACGGTCGATCGGCTACCCGTCGAGTAGGCGGGTGCCGTTCTCCCAGCAGACTGCGCGCAGCCAGTCGTCGCCGAGGTCGAGGCGTTCGAGCGACTCCAGCTGGACGGCGTACTGGTACGGGATGTTCGGGAAGTCCGAGCCGAGCACGACGCGGTCCTGGAGCGCAGCCAGCCGGGGCCGGAGGTCGCGGTCGAACGGCATCAGTGACTCCGTGAACGGGGTCAGCGCCATGGTCGTGTCCAGGTGCACGTTCTCGTACGTCTCGGCGAGCGCCAGGTGCTCGGCGTACTCCGGCATGCCCAGGTGCGCGATGACCGCGGTGAGGCGCGGGTGGTTTCGCAGTACCTCGCCGAACGGACCGGGGCCCGTGTGCCGACCGGGGATCGGCCCGGATCCGCAGTGCACGACCACGGGGACTTCGGCGTCGGCGAGTTGTCCCCAGACGCTGTCGAGCTCCTCGTCCCGCGGGTCGTAGTCCCCGACCTGGACATGCACCTTGAAGATCCGGGTCCCGAGTTCGAGCGCTTCCTTCACGTACTCCGCGGCGCCGGGCTCGGGGTAGAACGTGCCGCTCATGACGCACCGCGGCGTCTGCGCGGCGAACTCGCGGGCCCAGCTGTTGAGCCACGCGGCCATGTCGGGCTTGTGCGGATACACGAGCGCCGGGAATCGCCGTACCCCGAGCTCGCCGAGCGTCCGCAACCGCTCGGCCACCGGCGTCCGGTACGTGATCGGCCAGGCGACGCCGTAGTGCCGCTCGGCCTGGTCGAAGAACCCCCAGACGGCCTCCATCACCTGGTCCGGCAGGAAGTGGACGTGCACGTCCACCAACCCGTCCAGCCCCAGCCGCCGCCACCAGCCCGGTACGTCCACATCGCGCACCGCATCACTCTAGGCCCGGCCTGCTGATCCGCCGCGTGCTGCACGGCACTGGGCACGGCACTGGGCACGGCACCCGCGCCGCGCCGCGCTGGAGCAAGTCCACGGTGACCACCGCCTCGGGGCCTCCACCCAGCCGCTGAGCTACCGCGCCGGGCACCTGCTCGCGACTGCACCGGATCTTTCAGACCGGGTCTCGACACGGTTCAGAC encodes the following:
- a CDS encoding serine hydrolase; this translates as MSTPSRLRALFEDAGTRGWLHAIRLGGSEGEVAVDADALVPMASVYKLPLLVAFCELVDRGALDPREQVTLEPSDRTAGPTGLSVLLDPVSMSRRDLALSMMTVSDNAAADALLDVVGLDRLADFLSRHGLTGTRIRRGTAGNLRDLLDRTRTDDPDTAFAVLADNDMTDPAGIYEAANASATTARDMTRLLGLIWSGEVLSAEQTAFVRRALGLQVFAQRLGSGFPHDAVRVFGKTGTFAALRHEVGVVELPDGSAYAVAVFTRAARGDRKLPRVDQAIGTAARLAVDTLR
- a CDS encoding ArsR/SmtB family transcription factor yields the protein MTGTREGEELAGWARMLADSTRATVCLALLDGRAWTATELARLAGVSRPTISEHLNVLVAGGLLTEVRQGRHRYVELAGPDTAELLEGLAALAPRRTATANSLATASRRDAFARARTCYDHLAGKLGVALTDAMTNRGLLDWSSGLAITPKGLLWLEDLGIEVETRHGRPAVRACLDVTERRPHVAGAVGAAVCRHALARGWVRRIPGGRAVKVYGSVAELGLADGVVRELRARA
- a CDS encoding arylamine N-acetyltransferase family protein, whose protein sequence is MTSTEWSTELLDLDAYLRRIAHPRVGPSAENLRSLHAAHVRAIPFENADVILGTHPGVGLDAIQAKLVGRQRGGYCYEHALLFAAALERLGFEVERRMARVQPHRSGPRTHMVLLVRVDGQEFQADVGFGAGVLYPMPLKDGVVVDQAGWEHQLTSDGELWTLSKRTADGWVPLHASSAEPQRLIDYEVAHHYVATHPHSPFSTKLVVMRLSDGVSRRLVGDELTTEYADGRTESRQVSRNELGTVLADLDVILTDEELAQLGNQR
- a CDS encoding flavin reductase family protein, which gives rise to MTHLTITPSILYVGTPVALLTTDNGDGTYNLAPMSSAWALGDTVVLGLGVEGQTGNNLRERPELVINYPSPESWKAVEALASLTGREPVPAEKRERFRFERDKFGAAGLTPVPAELVAPPRVAECPLQFEARVVKVDAEGNFLTVHARVLRVHADERIVVPGTSYVDPDAWSPLVYNFRHYFGLGEQLGESFRTETPTAGSPVVRVPRR
- a CDS encoding YeiH family protein, which translates into the protein MVQVETRPPRQTSAPASHFIHTVPGLLVVLALAGAAVPLGRLIPVVGGPVFGILLGVATGALAPALRGEWSRPGYDFASKYLLQASIVVLGTGLSLRQVVEVGGGSLPVMLGTLAVALGGAWLFGRWLGVRGDTQILIGVGTGICGGSAIAAATAAIGAKRTSVAYALATIFTFNVVAVLTFPTLGHLLGMSPEAFGLWAGTAINDTSSVVAAGYAYSQQAGDHALVVKLTRSLMLVPIVLGLVILKSRREAKASVQTGSPQQQGTSAELAGRKLPWRKMVPLFLVGFLAAAGLRSAGLVPEAWQPNLSLLGTFLITSALVGIGLSLRLSELRKAGLRPLLLGAVLWICVAASSLGLQQLTGAL
- a CDS encoding MBL fold metallo-hydrolase, which codes for MTVTRRGVLRGTAAAAVGAAGAVGIRSAADAATQRGTEGSAVQREPVEFTWWGNHAWQIRSGGVTVLTDPWLTRFKTGTYSPEGADDTTRIVSKPAIIDKYVTTADAILVHHGHYDHLPDVPYIARRTKATVLGNETHLNLLRALRAPEDQLSQVVGGEYLPFTGFTVEVFRSLHSCGGARHQFAYPGTRPGAVPPKPRTIADLVEGGTLAYVITIGGLRILSLSTAGFDPISLKDLEVDVVLAAPGGEPGVTDRLLATLKPVRTVVATHWDDFDQPLDEPAVDWGGLAKLRASALAAGADFKTVDHLQTLTL
- a CDS encoding LysR family transcriptional regulator, which codes for MLTERLLQIFVALADEQHFGDAARVVGITQPPLSQGLRRLESLVGAKLFDRGSGGVELTPAGTALLPYARRALTSIDEFHHAVSAHDPGGPELRLGLTPEVPAAVGAAVAAACGEAVKGSRVTVVSAPTSALLPQVAAGRLAFAVVLHPSVLEGVDAGPVTLLPTWALTPAGLHPTDGEPLPLHKVGALPVAVRPRPEAPAARDLFLDTLALHRPTGGTVVVTDDRAALAMTAAGQAIVITPDPTLQAPGVTRHPLIGDPLPVRLRLIWSQNPALHLAAALPQLTNALAASADARAAS
- a CDS encoding GntR family transcriptional regulator, with the translated sequence MSERQLDRGSDRPLWKQLQQDLVRRLRAGEFADTFPGELVLVEEYRVSRHTVRQALGQLRADGLIVAERGRQPRVATTPEIRQPMGALYSLFSSVEAAGLAQHSVVRALDVRADGVIASRLDLEASSPLVYLERLRFAGEEPLALDRVWLPAADAEGLLESDFSHTSLYNELAERTGLRLDHGREDIRAVNPTAAERALLRCPAEAAAFSINRLGHAQGRKVEWRHTIVRGDRFALAAEFSAHQGYRLTPATPTASFQD
- a CDS encoding RidA family protein — encoded protein: MSALSRPQPDGVAPGNGYSQVVTGTGRWVAISGQVALDADGELVGIGDPLAQARQVFDNLDRCLAAAGATFADVVKLNFFVTDVGILPAVRTARDEHVDTANPPASTAVQVVALFKPELVPEVEAYAVVND